A window from Hemicordylus capensis ecotype Gifberg chromosome 2, rHemCap1.1.pri, whole genome shotgun sequence encodes these proteins:
- the LOC128344299 gene encoding uncharacterized protein K02A2.6-like, protein MGNGKEAPIAFYSRSLTQTERNYAQIDREALAIIAGTRKFHDFIYGRKFTIVSDHKHLLGIFVQGKQTPQILSPRMLRWAMFLQAYDFNLIHRPGAAISHADALSRSPMPSEVLDEPGHQVLMIEALPGPPVTAVDIARETGRDPMLARVQKWVQQGWPAKPPADEFRVFHQKKDKLSLEHGCLLWGQRVVIPEGLRHKVLRVLHISHPGIVKSKALARSYFWWPRLDLDVGKWIGRCAECKVLRPEEPQLPLREWDTARGPWSRIHVDFAGPFKGSMFLLAVDAYSKWLEVIPVVGTTSTGTIRKLWQLFSTFGLPDVLVTDNASTFM, encoded by the coding sequence ATGGGTAATGGGAAAGAGGCGCCAATTGCATTTTATTCCAGGTCACTGACTCAGACTGAAAGGAATTATGCACAGATAGACCGGGAAGCTTTGGCCATCATTGCAGGCACAAGGAAGTTCCATGATTTTATTTATGGGCGGAAATTTACAATTGTGTCAGACCACAAACACCTCCTGGGCATTTTCGTTCAAGGGAAACAGACCCCTCAGATCCTGTCACCCCGCATGTTGCGTTGGGCGATGTTCTTGCAAGCATACGATTTCAATTTAATACATCGTCCTGGGGCAGCTATCAGCCATGCGGATGCATTATCCAGATCCCCCATGCCCTCTGAGGTACTGGACGAGCCAGGCCACCAAGTTCTGATGATAGAGGCATTACCTGGCCCTCCTGTCACGGCGGTAGATATAGCCCGAGAAACGGGCAGGGACCCGATGTTGGCCAGGGTGCAAAAATGGGTACAGCAGGGTTGGCCGGCTAAACCACCAGCAGACGAGTTCAGGGTATTCCATCAAAAAAAGGACAAGCTCTCTTTAGAGCATGGCTGTTTGCTGTGGGGCCAGCGAGTTGTGATACCGGAAGGGTTAAGGCATAAAGTCTTACGGGTTTTACACATCAGCCATCCGGGAATTGTGAAATCCAAGGCATTGGCACGAAGCTATTTCTGGTGGCCCAGGTTGGATCTAGATGTAGGAAAATGGATAGGGCGTTGTGCAGAATGCAAAGTGTTGAGGCCAGAAGAGCCCCAGCTGCCGCTCAGGGAGTGGGACACTGCAAGGGGACCTTGGTCCAGGATCCATGTAGATTTTGCAGGTCCATTCAAAGGTTCGATGTTTTTGCTGGCTGTTGATGCATATTCGAAATGGCTAGAAGTCATTCCAGTCGTTGGTACGACCTCTACCGGCACCATAAGAAAATTATGGCAACTGTTCAGCACTTTTGGGTTGCCAGATGTGTTAGTCACTGACAATGCTTCTACGTTCATGTAA